In one Platichthys flesus chromosome 3, fPlaFle2.1, whole genome shotgun sequence genomic region, the following are encoded:
- the LOC133942234 gene encoding cAMP-specific 3',5'-cyclic phosphodiesterase 4D-like, which yields MEPVCGKVGSGSLVAGGGTGGVSGANAPKHLWRQQNQPALSPLHHHHALVVRKNDRVRQRGFSDTERYLNPRNMDRTYAVDTGHRPGLKKSRMSWPSSFQGLRR from the coding sequence ATGGAGCCGGTGTGCGGGAAAGTGGGGTCGGGCTCTCTAGTCGCCGGCGGGGGAACCGGCGGCGTGAGCGGTGCGAATGCGCCCAAACATCTGTGGCGGCAGCAGAACCAGCCTGCGCTCTCCccgctccaccaccaccacgcgCTGGTAGTGCGCAAGAACGACCGCGTGAGACAAAGAGGCTTTTCGGACACCGAGAGATATCTCAACCCGAGGAACATGGATCGGACTTACGCCGTGGACACCGGGCATCGACCCGGGCTGAAGAAATCTAGGATGTCGTGGCCGTCGTCCTTTCAAGGTCTTCGACGGTAA